One Thalassotalea atypica DNA window includes the following coding sequences:
- a CDS encoding SH3 domain-containing protein — MHSFTVKFISLFASALLLSNTALANTAPSLFTNVPQVTQQKLTPEYWLTQKNQASSTKNTSVDDLMLSREQINRYNQKQYDSQRYLKNPLTYSEQIQGSKIKAMINRISKPASAPRYYQNKQQLSAKDYQHYIDKMALTDIGKQQTIAFGLVTKRASLRTFPTTDRVFKKDINTDLDRFQETAVFPGEAVAVLHYSKDKKWAFVQNYHYRAWLETSAIAIGSKAQVDEYISQKSRLIVTGAKVFTNYNPSHQQVSELQLDMGVSLPLLSHEEFAQYQLSGQNPYASHVVILPSRLPTGKLAIVPALIAKSADVNLGYLPFSHSNVIKQSFKFLGERYGWGHDFNGRDCSGFIGEIFKTFGLHMPRNTSQQGYGEIGINTRFTKQDSIEVKQNALAQLEVGDLIYLSGHVAMVIGYDEAKQPFIIHDVYGLQYQTDNVAKESATQVKGVLNGVSVTPILPFTHYISTMYNIQRLGK; from the coding sequence ATGCACTCATTTACTGTTAAGTTTATTAGCCTATTTGCAAGCGCACTACTGTTGTCCAATACAGCTCTTGCCAACACAGCGCCTTCTTTGTTCACCAACGTGCCACAGGTTACGCAGCAAAAACTAACACCGGAATATTGGCTGACTCAAAAGAATCAGGCATCTTCGACTAAAAATACCTCTGTTGATGACTTAATGTTATCGCGTGAACAAATCAACAGATATAATCAAAAACAGTATGACTCACAGCGCTATTTAAAGAATCCACTGACGTATTCTGAGCAAATACAAGGAAGCAAAATTAAAGCGATGATTAATCGCATCAGTAAGCCAGCAAGCGCGCCTCGTTATTATCAAAATAAACAACAGCTCAGCGCCAAAGATTATCAGCATTATATCGACAAAATGGCATTAACCGATATTGGCAAACAACAAACCATAGCGTTTGGTTTAGTCACTAAAAGGGCCAGCCTACGTACATTTCCAACGACAGACAGAGTATTTAAAAAAGACATCAATACGGATCTGGACCGTTTTCAAGAAACAGCGGTATTTCCAGGAGAAGCAGTAGCAGTGCTGCATTACAGCAAAGACAAAAAATGGGCATTTGTACAAAACTACCATTACCGTGCGTGGCTGGAAACCTCTGCGATAGCGATAGGTAGCAAAGCACAAGTCGATGAATATATATCGCAAAAATCTAGGCTCATTGTTACGGGAGCTAAAGTATTCACCAACTACAACCCTAGTCATCAACAAGTTTCTGAACTTCAATTAGACATGGGGGTTAGTTTGCCACTGCTTTCCCATGAGGAATTTGCGCAATACCAACTATCGGGTCAGAACCCTTATGCTAGTCATGTTGTTATACTGCCATCTCGTTTGCCAACCGGCAAGCTAGCCATAGTACCTGCACTCATTGCAAAATCGGCTGACGTGAACTTAGGTTATTTACCTTTTAGTCATTCTAATGTGATCAAACAAAGTTTCAAATTCTTAGGTGAACGCTATGGTTGGGGGCATGATTTTAATGGCCGTGACTGTAGCGGCTTTATCGGTGAAATTTTTAAAACCTTTGGTTTGCACATGCCGAGAAATACTAGCCAGCAAGGCTATGGCGAGATTGGCATCAATACGCGATTTACAAAACAAGATTCGATAGAAGTTAAGCAAAATGCATTAGCTCAATTAGAAGTGGGGGACTTAATTTATTTGTCAGGCCATGTCGCTATGGTCATAGGTTATGATGAGGCGAAACAGCCTTTTATTATTCATGATGTGTACGGCTTACAGTATCAAACGGATAACGTAGCTAAAGAAAGCGCTACTCAAGTTAAAGGTGTGCTCAATGGTGTATCTGTTACGCCAATCTTACCGTTTACACATTATATTTCTACTATGTATAACATTCAGAGGTTGGGTAAATGA